From the genome of Thermodesulforhabdaceae bacterium:
TTTGAAAATTTTGCCCGTTTGCTGGGTATTATTATTCTAGCAGCCTGCGGAGTTTTATTTGCCGCAGGACTAATGATGGGTGGTAGCTTTCGGGAAATGTTCATGGTTTCTGTGGCAGGAGCTGTGGCGTCTATTCCAGAGGGGCTTCCCATTGCTGTATCCGTTGCCATGGCTGTAGGAGTTGCCCGGATGGCTAAAAAGAATGCGATCATAAGAGTTCCAGCCGCCGTAGAAACTCTGGGTTCCACAACGGTAATATGTTCCGACAAGACAGGAACTCTTACGAAGAACGAAATGACCGTTGTGAAGCTTTATGTTGAATCCAGAATCCTGGATGTGCCCGATTCGGAATCTAACGAAGAAGGTTCTGTTACAACTTCCCGTAATATCGAAAAGAAAGATGGGGCTAAAGTTGTAGATCTTTTACGAATAGGCCTTTTGTGCAATGAATCGGAAGTTATAAAGAAGGATGGACAGCTCGTTATCAAGGGAGATCCTACCGAGGGAGCTTTAATAATAGCAGCATCTAAGTTTGGACTGACAAAGAAGGATGAACTTTCCCGTTTTCCCCTTGTTTCTATGATCCCTTTTGAGTCTGATCGCGGTTTTATGGCTACCTTACACGAAGATGGAAATCAAAGAATTCTCTTTGTAAAAGGAGCTCCTGAAAAAGTGATCGAAATGTCATTAGCGAGCCCCGAAGAAAGAAAAGCGTTTCTGGAGACTTCAGCCAAATTCGCTCAAGAAGGCTTGAGGGTTCTCTGTTTTGCGCAAAGGTTTCTTCCTTCTTACAAAGAAAATATCACCGGAGAAGACCTGAAAGATCTTGAACTGGTTGGCTTGCAGGGCATGATAGATCCTCCCAGACCGGAGGTGCCAGAGGCAATCAAAGGTTGCCAGAGAGCCGGAATAAGAGTGGTTATGATTACGGGGGATCACGTTGATACTGCCTCAGCTATCGCAAAAAAGCTTGGTATTAGCAGGGAAAATCAGGAAGTAATATCGGGACAAGCCTTAGAAAAAATGACCGATGATGAACTCTATGAGAAGATTCCGAAGGTATCGGTTTTCGCAAGAGTAGCCCCTCACCACAAGCTCAGAATTGCCAGACAATTCATTAGAAGAGGAGAAATTGTGGCTATGACAGGTGATGGGGTAAACGATGCCCCCGCTCTTAAGGCAGCTCACATAGGTATTGCCATGGGCAAAGCAGGAACGGATGTAGCAAAGGAATCGGCTGATATGATCCTGACAGACGATAACTTCGCCACTATTTTCAACGCTGTAAAAGAAGGAAGAATTGTTTTCGATAATCTTCGGAAAATGGTTTTTTTCTTGATCCCTACCGGTATAGCCGCCGTCATTTCCATCCTGGTAACCCTGTTTCTTGGCATACCTATACCTTATACCCCTTCTCAACTGTTGTGGATTAATTTGGTTACAAACAGTCTTCAGGATGTGTCTCTGGCTTTTGAGCCCGGTGAGCCAGGCATAATTGATCGTCCTCCTAGACATCCAAAAGAGCCTATAATGTCAAGGGTGTTGCTGGAAAGGACTATCATCGTTTCTCTGGTGATTTCCCTGGGGGGCGTATATCTCTACTGGAAATCCCTGCAGGCGGGACATGAACTGGAATATGCTCGAACCGTAGCGGTTACCACCATGGTGTTTTTCCAGTTTTTCCAGACCTGGAATGCGAGATCGGAGCGACTATCTGTTTTCACCATACCTTTCTTCAGCAACAAGTTCCTTTTTCTTAGTATGATGCTTGCCATTCTTGCCCAGCTTGGTTTTATTTACATTCCTGCTTTTGAGTGGCTTTTTAGAACTAGACCCCTGGAGTATAAGGATCTGATTTTATCCATCGGCATGGCTTCCACTATTATAGTTGTTGTGGAAGCAGATAAGCTCATAAGAAGAGTCTTATGCCGGGATAATTTTGCGACCAAAGAATGTAGATACTAAAAAACTGAATGTAAAGCCCTGAAATTATCCCGCCATCGCTCAAGTTAATCAAAAAATCATAGAGGCACGCTGTGTCGCGTGCCTCTGCATTTACTAAGAGAACCTGCCTGTTTTTTATCTGTTGCACCAGGTCGGGGATCTTTTCTCCAGAAAGGCGCAGATACCTTCTCTGGCATCCATTGCCGTGCAGTTCATGGCGATGACTTCCTGGGCGTATCGATAGGCGCTGTATTCGTCCATATCGATTTGGTCATAAAAGGCTTTTTTGCCAAGTCCCAGAGTAAAACGGCTGTATTGAGCTATTTCTCTCGCCCAATTCAGAGTTTCTTCTTCCAGCTTTTCCTTTTCCACAACTTTGTTAACGAGCCCCCAGGCTAGAGCTTCCTGAGCGGAAACGAATCTACCTGTCAAAAGCATTTCCATAGCTCTGCGTCTTCCTATAACTCTTACAAGCGGCACCATAGGAGTGGTGCAGAAAAGACCAATTTTAACCCCGGGAGTTGCAAATTTTGCCTCAGTTTCTGCAACAGCCAGATCACAGGCAGCAACAAGCTGACAACCGGCAGCCGTTGCTATGCCATGAACCTGAGCAATAACAGGCTGAGGAAGCTGATGTATCTGCCACATCATATCGCTACAGACTCTGAATATCTTACGAAAATCGTGAATATCAGCCCCTTCCTTTACCATATCACTGAGATCATGCCCCGCACAAAAGACAGGGCCTGCACCTTTGATAATCACTACCTTTACAGATTCATCCGACCCAATGCGCTTCAAAAGCTCGATCATCTGTTCCATAAGCTCGATGGACAAAGCATTGCGCTTTTCGGGTCGATTCAGGGTAATAATTCCTACAGCGTCATGTTGATTCCAAAGAAGCCAATCGGTCATCTTAGCCCCCTGCTTAAACGGCATGCTGAATGATTCGTCAATCTATCAATCATTAACTATTACAAGCCCATTCCAGAAGCTTTATCCAGCCAGAAGGTCAATGCATCTTTGATTTCTTCAATTTGTTCCGGGTCACTTAACTTATTACCCAGGTGATCTTTCACGTAAAACACATCTGCCACCTGATCGCCTCTTGTCGTAATCTTTGCAACATAGACTCTAATCTCAAATCCAGCCAGTGTTCTTGTGATGAGGTAAAGAAGTCCAGGTCGATCCTTTGTATAAACCTCCAGTATGGTGTAATCTTCCGAAGAATCGTTATCCACCACGATTTCGGTTTTTACAGATCGGAACCCTCTGGGAAAAACTGCTCTCTGAGCCATCCTGTAATCCAGAGCAAGTTTATGTTCAACAAGGCGTTTAAGATCGCTACTGATGTTATCCCAGTTAGTTTCAACTCCAACTGTTCTCGAAACGCACTGAAAGTCCAGAATCATAACGTCGTTTTTCTTTACGAAGACCTGAGCAGAAATAATACCCAAATTGTGTAGAGTCAGAAGTCCGGCTACTTTGAAAAGCAAGCCAGGGGTCATTTTACTTACAACCGTAAGATTCCAGCCCTTTTCCATCCCACCGTATTTGCCGAGAGATCGAGGCACAACCCGCCACACGAAAGGTTCCTGAGAATTAAAGAAGCTCCATTCAAGTCTAAGATGTTCCGCAATATCTTCGGGGGTCATGGAAAGAAGATACCTTGGGGAAATCTCCTCAAGCTGGCTTTTGAGCTGAGCTTCATCCATAAGATCCGAAACTTTTTCTTTCACAAGTTTTAAAATCTGAGCGATCCGATCCTGGATAAGCCGTGGGTTGGGTTCTCCCTTTTCTATGATTTGAGCCAGCCGATCGTGCAAGAAGATAATCGGGCTTCTCTGCCATTTTTCAAAAGCCACGGGACCCGTTGCTTTAAGATCAGCGAAAGTCAAAATAAGAAGAAGATCCAACCTAACGGGATTCCCAATAATCAGGCTACACTGGGAAAGCATGCCCTCATCGCCAATATCTCTCATGGATGCGCTGTCCATAAGAAGAGTATGCTGAGCAACAAGAAACTGCACCATATCGCTTTCTTCTGGAAGAAGCCCAAGCCGCCTTGCAATGGGTGGAATCATTTCCCCGCCTCTCAGAGCATGCTCTCTTCCACCGCTCTTTCCGATGTCGTGAAGAAGGGCAGCAAGATAAAGCCATCTTGGGTCGCTTATTCTGCTGCCCACTCTCGTTAATTCGGGTTCTTCTTTAGCGTAATCTCCGCGAAATACCTTTTTAACTTCCTGCAGGGTTCTTAAGGCGTGTTCATGAAAGGGAAAAGCATGGAAAAAGTCGTGTTGAGAAAGTCCTACTGTGGCGTTCCATTCGGGAATAAGAGCTGAAAGAAAGCCCATGTCGTGAAATTGACGAAAAGAAAGGAGCCTTGAAGAATCGGAATGAATCATAAGAAGAAGTTCTTCTGCAACTGATCTGTCTCCCGAGGAAACTTCCAGAATGTTTACATGATCGCTAAGGTGACGGAGAGTATTCGCCCCTACCGGCACGCCGTATTGGCTAGCCAACCGGAAAATGCGTATAAAGTTTACAGGGGTGAGCTGGAAAATCTGGAAATCCACATCGAGAGCTCCTTCTTTTATAAACACTCCAGGGTGGACTTCTCTTGGAGCAGGTTTGTCTTCTTTCTTTGCATCGGTTTTTTCTTCTATGACCTGCCAGAAAATCTGGCAAATTCGGCTGACATCATGAAAAGAGCGATAGACTTCCTGCATAAAGACATCAACCGGCAGAAAATCCGCTCGCCCACTGTAGCCAAGTTTTGAAGCAATTTCCTCCTGCAGACTGTAGGAGAGGGAAGAATTCTGAGCAGCATTAAGTATCCTGAGATAGAAACGTTCTGCCTGCTGCAGTCGATCTATTTCCTGCCTTTTTAGAATACCTTCTTTTACAGCTTCATCCATCCGCACCATGCCAAGTAGCATAAGAGCAGTTCTCATGCACCGGATGTCGTCGAGTCCGCCGGAAAATCTAACAATATCGGGTTCCAGCCAGTCTTCCGCTTGCGTCGCCTGCTCGAAACGGTCCACCCATGCTCTTTTGCACTCCCCGATAATCGTCGTCCCTCGATCCTGAATCTGTTTTCTGAATAGTCCTTCCAGTTCATCAGCAAATACACGATTGCCGGATACATACCGCATGGAAATTGCATCTTTTAAGAACTCATAATTCTGAGCCGCCCTATTG
Proteins encoded in this window:
- a CDS encoding HAD-IC family P-type ATPase; its protein translation is MEWYRMSVSEVLNRLGSSEKGLTSEEAQKRLAVYGLNKLKEEEKINFFLLFLKQFTNPLVIILLVASVVTTAIKEYVDTGVILSVVVINAIIGFIEEVKAERSVRALKKMLVSKAIVVRNGVEEEIPSEYIVPGDIIKIGSGDRIPADVRIIKALELKIDESMLTGESLPAEKKDITIETPDLLPADQRNMAFMGTVVVSGRSEGVVVSTGENTILGKIARSVQEIGPVKAPIQKKFENFARLLGIIILAACGVLFAAGLMMGGSFREMFMVSVAGAVASIPEGLPIAVSVAMAVGVARMAKKNAIIRVPAAVETLGSTTVICSDKTGTLTKNEMTVVKLYVESRILDVPDSESNEEGSVTTSRNIEKKDGAKVVDLLRIGLLCNESEVIKKDGQLVIKGDPTEGALIIAASKFGLTKKDELSRFPLVSMIPFESDRGFMATLHEDGNQRILFVKGAPEKVIEMSLASPEERKAFLETSAKFAQEGLRVLCFAQRFLPSYKENITGEDLKDLELVGLQGMIDPPRPEVPEAIKGCQRAGIRVVMITGDHVDTASAIAKKLGISRENQEVISGQALEKMTDDELYEKIPKVSVFARVAPHHKLRIARQFIRRGEIVAMTGDGVNDAPALKAAHIGIAMGKAGTDVAKESADMILTDDNFATIFNAVKEGRIVFDNLRKMVFFLIPTGIAAVISILVTLFLGIPIPYTPSQLLWINLVTNSLQDVSLAFEPGEPGIIDRPPRHPKEPIMSRVLLERTIIVSLVISLGGVYLYWKSLQAGHELEYARTVAVTTMVFFQFFQTWNARSERLSVFTIPFFSNKFLFLSMMLAILAQLGFIYIPAFEWLFRTRPLEYKDLILSIGMASTIIVVVEADKLIRRVLCRDNFATKECRY
- a CDS encoding HD domain-containing protein translates to MVDYDYIVESLKKQRERLVQDYSEEGFIAHTNLLEISIISLYNRLANMLEASSDNFRSDSAVIALGDFGRGFVGPQQEVHLAFVVTPGLFDLREWFQEIVKPLEEAGWKVRWDVFTAEDFINRAAQNYEFLKDAISMRYVSGNRVFADELEGLFRKQIQDRGTTIIGECKRAWVDRFEQATQAEDWLEPDIVRFSGGLDDIRCMRTALMLLGMVRMDEAVKEGILKRQEIDRLQQAERFYLRILNAAQNSSLSYSLQEEIASKLGYSGRADFLPVDVFMQEVYRSFHDVSRICQIFWQVIEEKTDAKKEDKPAPREVHPGVFIKEGALDVDFQIFQLTPVNFIRIFRLASQYGVPVGANTLRHLSDHVNILEVSSGDRSVAEELLLMIHSDSSRLLSFRQFHDMGFLSALIPEWNATVGLSQHDFFHAFPFHEHALRTLQEVKKVFRGDYAKEEPELTRVGSRISDPRWLYLAALLHDIGKSGGREHALRGGEMIPPIARRLGLLPEESDMVQFLVAQHTLLMDSASMRDIGDEGMLSQCSLIIGNPVRLDLLLILTFADLKATGPVAFEKWQRSPIIFLHDRLAQIIEKGEPNPRLIQDRIAQILKLVKEKVSDLMDEAQLKSQLEEISPRYLLSMTPEDIAEHLRLEWSFFNSQEPFVWRVVPRSLGKYGGMEKGWNLTVVSKMTPGLLFKVAGLLTLHNLGIISAQVFVKKNDVMILDFQCVSRTVGVETNWDNISSDLKRLVEHKLALDYRMAQRAVFPRGFRSVKTEIVVDNDSSEDYTILEVYTKDRPGLLYLITRTLAGFEIRVYVAKITTRGDQVADVFYVKDHLGNKLSDPEQIEEIKDALTFWLDKASGMGL
- a CDS encoding enoyl-CoA hydratase, which encodes MTDWLLWNQHDAVGIITLNRPEKRNALSIELMEQMIELLKRIGSDESVKVVIIKGAGPVFCAGHDLSDMVKEGADIHDFRKIFRVCSDMMWQIHQLPQPVIAQVHGIATAAGCQLVAACDLAVAETEAKFATPGVKIGLFCTTPMVPLVRVIGRRRAMEMLLTGRFVSAQEALAWGLVNKVVEKEKLEEETLNWAREIAQYSRFTLGLGKKAFYDQIDMDEYSAYRYAQEVIAMNCTAMDAREGICAFLEKRSPTWCNR